From Podospora bellae-mahoneyi strain CBS 112042 chromosome 3, whole genome shotgun sequence, the proteins below share one genomic window:
- the SEC17 gene encoding vesicular-fusion protein S17 (COG:U; EggNog:ENOG503NWP2; BUSCO:EOG09263X22), giving the protein MALDPRALEEKLDTLGIREGAADMDYTKQAKKTLAGASGGFSFFSGSKEDKLQNAAELFVQAGNAYKMEGKNKEAGTAFEQAAKIHRDRLNEPDDAANIMVDAFKVYRKDNPEDAVRCLGVAIDRYTQKGNFRRAASHKENEGEVLEEELGDRRRAMESYEKAAQWYEGDGANALANKLWLKVADIAALEGDYHRAIQNFEKVADSSLDNHLMKYSVKEYFFKAGICILATKDLVSARRNIERYREKDPSFGGQREFKLLSALIEAVEAGNQEVFTDELYAYDQMSRLDKWKTELLVKIKNQIEEADNEFS; this is encoded by the exons ATGGCTCTCGATCCGCGcgcgttggaggagaag TTGGACACGTTGGGCATAAGAGAGGGCGCCGCTGATATGGATTACACAAAACAGGCAAAGAAGACCCTCGCGGGCGCCTCGGGCggcttcagcttcttcagcgggagcaaggaggacaagctCCAGAATGCGGCGGAGCTGTTTGTCCAGGCGGGAAATGCTTACaagatggaggggaaga ACAAGGAAGCAGGCACCGCATTTGAGCAAGCGGCCAAGATCCACAGAGACAGGCTGAACGAACCCGACGACGCGGCCAACATTATGGTGGACGCCTTCAAGGTCTATAGAAAAGACAACCCCGAGGACGCGGTCCGGTGCTTGGGCGTGGCGATTGATCGGTACACGCAGAAAGGAAACTTTAGACGGGCGGCGAGTCACAAGGAGAACGAAGGGGAggttctggaggaggagttgggggatcggaggagggcgatggagaGTTATGAGAAGGCTGCACAGTGGtatgagggggatggggcgAATGC GCTGGCCAACAAGCTCTGGCTCAAGGTGGCGGATATTGCTGCTTTGGAAGGGGATTATCACAGGGCGATTCAGAACTTTGAAAAGGTGGCTGATTCGTCGCTTGATAACCACTTGATGAAGTACTCGGTCAAGGAGTACTTCTTCAAGGCGGGGATTTGCATTTTGGCGACCAAGGACTTGGTTAGTGCGCGCCGCAATATCGAGAGGTACAGGGAAAAGGACCCGTCGTTTGGTGGGCAGCGTGAGTTTAAGCTCCTGTCGGCCCTGAttgaggctgttgaggcggGAAACCAGGAGGTGTTTACGGATGAGCTCTATGCGTACGATCAGATGAGCCGGTTGGACAAGTGGAAGACAGAGTTGTtggtcaagatcaagaaccagattgaggaggcggataACGAGTTCTCGtag
- the RRP12 gene encoding pre-rRNA processing protein (EggNog:ENOG503NZ15; BUSCO:EOG092608AV; COG:S): protein MPLTTSETVKMASLTLTEKLDKIRSPNLQSQKQTASILEGVEAAFKEQNTQPTPTAYFAALLSLLDNKTLAQPVIYLLDIVTPYAPEPLLRAKFTQILELLAPVLSQPDADAPLVRASIGVLESLLLAQDAVAWEQSAAVMGPRRAIGGLLSFSLDPRPKVRKRGQEALRKILRSPPPSPSLDHPVAPMCAETAMMSLKAVAEKAAQLKKEKKGSESSTDPELIHALQLVKSVASASGGWPSKKIESLCELLLGIARSGNEHMSMAVFDIFEMIFEGMAEDVASSKLPRLLEIIKELRPAPNDTQLLPAWIAILSRAYDVSAQVEPEETFQGLLDPFNLVASYLESEAKNIRISASECLVSFMANCVPASVLVEPSIYDEKVIGQLVETAESLLTLKYQAAWLETFNVLGAMFDSLRWRADPYMLKITQSIGEMRGNDSFTGKQEADEVLGKAIRAMGPESVLKVLPLNLVKPARGQPGRAWLLPLLRDYTSNTNLAHFKNELVPVSAAMFQRVLDHGAAPKTMEIKIFETVVQQIWSILPGYCDLPLDLTEAFDKTFAETLTTLLYEQVELRLDVCRSLKALVESNQAVVSAEEADPALESRVSKETAAKNLGYLGTTFAADFLAVLFNVYSTTLPQKRGPVLQTINAYLSIIPAARLTETFDLVCTKLAEALQQAPEPKEQKQQKGEQMPSTAHTLMDLVVTMSIYLPRESFEALFRIAALVVFKDDDPQLQKKAYKLIPRLADAEIGRAALTQRNEELQALILSSAEKVSAPARRERLAAIAAMLPFVPDTQLHFIPSVLSEVVISCKEQNEKARTIAFDLLVLMGQRMVNSHGAVIDNSKVPHMPKDAPAATASVEEFFTMVSAGLAGSTPHMISASITAITRILYEFRETVSEATMSDLVQTMDLFLTSNNREIVKSVLGFIKVCILSLPTEMMLPRLETLLPNLMVWSHEHKGHFRAKVKHIIERMIRRFGVDVVMRCCPEDDKKLITNIRKTKERSKRRKDAAKNAEESDGEEDGRRKNRFESEYDQALYSSESEGEQSDDSDVEMTGRKQKGGKNKGGSAYILEDEDEPLDLLDRNALANISSTKPMKQKAREKKKVKRDMDGKLILGQEEEGEGMDVDMGDGGNEEESGVGAYVAALRGKDVPIRGMRGKLKWKRGRKNEEGDDSDDGMDIDEGAAKAIRERPGNQRGRGGDRGRGGDRGRGGRGGGRGGGRGGRGGIAAGRRGLGQDKQKGPGGFSGVRKGGRGRA, encoded by the exons ATGCCATTGACGACCTCAGAAACCGTCAAAATGGCCTCTCTTACGTTGACGGAGAAGCTGGACAAGATCCGGTCGCCAAATCTGCAGAGTCAGAAGCAG ACCGCCAGCATTCTCGAAGGTGTCGAGGCCGCCTTCAAGGAACAAAACACACAACCCACACCAACAGCTTACTTCGCTGCCCTGCTCAGTCTTCTCGACAACAAGACGCTCGCCCAACCCGTCATCTACCTCCTCGACATTGTCACCCCCTACGCGCCCGAGCCCCTCCTCCGCGCCAAGTTCACCCAGATCCTCGAACTGTTGGCACCAGTCCTGTCGCAACCCGATGCCGATGCCCCGTTAGTCAGAGCCTCGATTGGTGTTCTTGAGAGTCTGCTGCTTGCTCAGGATGCCGTTGCTTGGGAGCAGAGCGCCGCCGTCATGGGCCCCCGCCGGGCTATCGGCGGTCTTTTGAGCTTTTCGCTTGACCCTCGGCCGAAGGTGCGCAAGAGAGGCCAGGAGGCCCTGCGCAAGATTCTTAGGAGCCCTCCTCCTAGCCCGTCGCTCGACCACCCTGTTGCGCCAATGTGCGCCGAGACTGCCATGATGAGCTTGAAGGCTGTGGCTGAGAAGGCCGCTcagttgaagaaggagaagaaaggaTCCGAGTCTTCGACTGATCCCGAGCTTATTCACGCTTTGCAGTTGGTCAAGTCTGTTGCTTCGGCTAGTGGTGGATGGCCGAGCAAGAAGATTGAGTCGCTTTgcgagctgctgcttggcaTCGCTCGCTCCGGAAACGAGCACATGAGCATGGCGGTGTTTGACATCTTCGAGATGATCTTTGAGGGGATGGCTGAGGATGTGGCTTCGTCGAAGCTGCCGAGATTATTGGAGATCATCAAGGAGTTGCGCCCAGCACCAAACGATACCCAGCTTCTTCCCGCGTGGATCGCCATTCTCTCCAGAGCGTACGACGTTTCGGCCCAGGTTGAGCCGGAGGAGACGTTCCAGGGGCTTTTGGACCCTTTCAACTTGGTGGCTTCTTATCTTGAGTCTGAGGCCAAGAACATTCGCATTTCGGCGTCCGAGTGCTTGGTTTCTTTTATGGCCAACTGCGTGCCTGCTTCGGTTCTTGTTGAGCCATCGATTTACGACGAGAAGGTCATCGGACAGTTGGTCGAGACTGCCGAGAGCCTTTTGACGCTTAAGTATCAGGCTGCTTGGCTCGAGACGTTCAACGTTCTCGGTGCCATGTTTGACtcgttgaggtggagggcggATCCTTACATGCTCAAGATCACTCAGAGCATTGGTGAGATGCGCGGAAACGACTCGTTTACTGGCAAGcaggaggcggatgaggttCTTGGGAAGGCCATCCGGGCCATGGGTCCTGAGTCTGTCTTGAAGGTCCTCCCCCTGAATCTTGTCAAACCGGCGAGAGGCCAGCCAGGCAGAGCTTGGCTGCTGCCTCTTCTGCGCGACTAcacatccaacaccaacctggCGCACTTCAAGAACGAACTTGTGCCCGTGAGCGCCGCCATGTTCCAGCGCGTGTTGGACCACGGTGCTGCGCCCAAGACTATGGAGATCAAGATTTTCGAGACTGTGGTTCAACAAATATGGTCTATCCTCCCCGGCTACTGCGACTTGCCCCTGGATCTGACTGAGGCTTTCGACAAGACTTTCGCGGAGACGCTTACTACGCTTCTTTACGAACAGGTTGAGTTGCGCCTCGACGTCTGCCGCTCGCTCAAGGCTCTCGTCGAGTCCAACCAGGCTGTTGTCTCGGCCGAGGAAGCCGATCCTGCTCTTGAGAGCAGAGTCAGCAAGGAGACTGCGGCCAAGAACTTGGGGTACCTTGGTACCACGTTTGCCGCTGACTTCCTTGCCGTTCTCTTCAACGTTTACAGCACCACTCTTCCTCAGAAGCGTGGCCCTGTTCTTCAGACTATCAACGCCTACCTCAGCATTATCCCTGCTGCCCGCCTGACCGAGACTTTCGATCTTGTTTGCACCAAGCTTGCCGAGGCTCTCCAGCAGGCCCCTGAGCCcaaggagcagaagcagcaaaaGGGCGAGCAGATGCCCTCTACCGCCCACACCCTGATGGATCTCGTTGTTACCATGTCCATCTACCTCCCCAGAGAAAGCTTCGAGGCCCTTTTCAGAATTGCTGCCCTTGTTGTCTTCAAGGATGACGACCCTCAACTGCAGAAGAAAGCCTACAAGCTCATCCCACGCCTGGCTGATGCCGAGATTGGCCGTGCTGCCCTTACTCAGAGAAACGAAGAGCTCCAGGCTCTTATCCTGTCCAGCGCTGAGAAGGTGTCGGCCCCGGCCAGAAGAGAGCGTCTTGCTGCTATTGCTGCCATGCTTCCCTTCGTTCCTGACACCCAGCTTCACTTCATCCCCTCGGTGCTTTCCGAAGTTGTCATCAGCTGCAAAGAGCAGAACGAGAAGGCCCGCACCATTGCTTTTGACCTCTTGGTTCTTATGGGCCAACGTATGGTCAACTCTCACGGTGCTGTCATTGACAACAGCAAGGTCCCCCACATGCCCAAGGACGCCCCTGCCGCTACGGCTTCCGTTGAGGAATTCTTCACCATGGTCAGCGCCGGTCTTGCCGGTAGCACCCCCCACATGATTTccgcctccatcaccgccatcacccgCATCCTCTACGAGTTCCGTGAGACCGTCAGCGAAGCGACCATGTCCGACTTGGTCCAGACGATGGATCTCTTtctcacctccaacaaccgCGAGATTGTCAAGTCCGTGCTTGGCTTCATCAAGGTGTGCATCCTCAGCTTGCCCACCGAGATGATGCTCCCCCGTCTGGAgactctcctccccaacctgaTGGTCTGGAGCCACGAGCACAAGGGCCACTTCCGCGCCAAGGTCAAGCACATCATCGAGAGAATGATTCGTCGGTttggggtggatgtggtCATGAGGTGCTGCCCCGAGGACGACAAGAAGCTTATCACCAACATCCGCAAGACCAAGGAGCgcagcaagaggagaaaggaCGCTGCCAAGAACGCGGAGGAGAgcgatggggaggaagatgggaggaggaagaacaGGTTTGAAAGCGAGTATGACCAAGCGCTGTATAGCAGCGAGTCGGAGGGTGAGCAGAGTGATGATTCGGATGTGGAGATGACGGGGAGGAAACAGAAGGGTGGGAAGAACAAGGGGGGGAGCGCGTATattttggaggatgaggatgagccgTTGGATTTGCTGGATCGTAACGCGCTGGCGAATATTTCTTCGACGAAGCCGATGAAGCAGAAGGcaagggagaagaagaaggtgaagagggataTGGATGGGAAGTTGATTttggggcaggaggaggagggtgaggggatggatgttgatatgggtgatggtggtaaTGAGGAAGAGAGTGGAGTTGGTGCGTACGTGGCTGCGCTGAGGGGCAAGGATGTGCCGATTAGGGGTATGAGGGGTAAGTTGaagtggaagagggggaggaagaatgaggagggggatgatagtgatgatgggatggatatTGATGAGGGGGCTGCCAAGGCCATTAGGGAGAGGCCGGGGAAtcagagggggagagggggggatagagggagaggtggtgatcGGGGtagaggtgggagaggtggtggaagggggggtggacgtggtggacggggagggaTTGCTGCTGGacggagggggttggggcagGATAAGCAGAAGGGTCCGGGTGGGTTTAGTGGTGTGAGGaaaggtgggagagggagggcgTAG
- a CDS encoding hypothetical protein (EggNog:ENOG503PHCQ) has translation MAIASLQQPTQAEMPPPPPPSGLSLWPQLEQQQQQQSQQPHTPRQPSFAERKSHQQQQQQQEQQHARRGSSPEKGQSRFLEGSMNDRVSAVPPPEFITGNKTEEEIREWERQFYYPPSSSSPYHGGGVTMSTPASPTMSGFGGHPLMRPRSSLQVWGGGYNGQVQQKKSSGFLAPLWDGVREKLRGSRSSGSMEGVMMQGQGHGERAKVVTMAEQSQQPQQQQQKKEASSSRPASPVKPSSIVTGAANGTSYPSREEVLASYKSLQASGFFSAHAIKGTRHPLRNAASAPMTRTTTEMQVAGTMSPSGPSSPTSSLYVNGDRRSFADRLAAVNSQQQLRPAPSTASFRSPAAPTRAPPPPPPEEENSEDASPSRGTKRPSQDIHGEQETATRKLVKKLRRSNSRTSTKTNFTTQTANFYGGHHHHHHHKSRPSTSSAMSGFSLFGGASLYTTTSTVVDPEQQTPTQSPSKSAKLRSKMSFGNLVSGKLTKEKKEKKEKKERTSFLGGLRRKTKGSKTPAAEQQQQQQQSVQREEDVDMGINIPAQVAQSMVQPSRYDDDDDEMMLDEPYITPHPTHYHVSNPHPHPHPHPHHHVLHQRGNSLPLATLTESSPSRRNITPPTSAFYTSHGHQPRIRRSLEMELENEVVIPDANRGIPKVPKIPRTYYTGKAVVVDIDEERRVKRESLQVLMGKQRKHRDSGMSGFSWGSGGRSFSGVSGGSGMSGSGQENRGEVYVHPSQSGW, from the exons ATGGCGATTGCCTCTTTGCAACAACCAACACAGGCGgagatgccaccaccaccaccaccatctggTTTATCGCTGTGGCCGCAATTagaacagcaacaacaacagcaatcgCAACAACCGCACACCCCCCGACAACCATCCTTCGCCGAACGCAAAtcccac caacaacaacaacaacaacaagaacaacaacacgcCCGCCGGGGGTCCTCTCCCGAAAAGGGACAGTCGAGGTTTCTGGAAGGGAGCATGAACGATCGCGTCAGCGCGGTGCCCCCGCCGGAATTCATCACTGGGAATAAAACCGAAGAGGAGATACGTGAGTGGGAGAGGCAGTTTTATTATCCgccgtcctcttcttcgccttaTCACGGGGGAGGAGTGACAATGTCCACTCCTGCGAGCCCGACAATGTCGGGGTTTGGTGGGCATCCGTTGATGAGGCCGAGGAGCAGTTTGCAGGTTTGGGGTGGCGGGTATAACGGACAGGTGCAACAGAAAAAGAGCAGCGGTTTTTTGGCGCCGCTTTGGGATGGCGTGAGGGAGAAGCTGAGGGGGAGTAGGAGTTCGGGGAGTATGGAGGGAGTGATGAtgcaggggcaggggcatggggagagggcgaaggTGGTGACCATGGCAGAACAatcacaacaaccacaacagcaacagcaaaagaaggaggcGTCGTCGTCCAGGCCGGCGAGCCCGGTGAAGCCGTCGAGTATTGTTACTGGCGCGGCGAACGGGACGAGTTATCCCTctagggaggaggtgctggcgaGTTACAAGAGTTTGCAGGCTTCGGGGTTTTTCAGTGCGCATGCTATCAAGGGGACTAGACATCCCCTTCGCAACGCTGCCAGCGcaccgatgacgaggacgacgacggagATGCAGGTTGCGGGAACGATGTCGCCTTCTGGACCGTCGAGCCCGACAAGTAGTTTGTATGTCAATGGGGATAGGAGGTCGTTCGCGGATAGGTTGGCTGCCGTGAAcagtcagcagcagctgcgACCTGCGCCTTCGACTGCGAGCTTTCGGAGTCCGGCGGCGCCAACGAGggcgcctccgccgccaccgccggaggaggagaattCGGAGGATGCGAGTCCGAGTCGGGGGACCAAGAGGCCGAGTCAGGACATTCACGGGGAGCAGGAGACTGCGACTAGGAagctggtgaagaagctgagGAGGTCGAACAGTCGGACGTCGACCAAGACGAACTTTACAACGCAGACAGCAAATTTTTACGggggtcatcatcatcatcaccatcacaagTCAAGGCCGTCGACCTCGTCGGCGATGTCGGGGTTTAGTTTGTTTGGGGGGGCGTCGCTTTATACCACGACGAGCACGGTCGTGGACCCGGAGCAGCAGACGCCGACTCAAAGCCCGAGCAAATCGGCGAAGCTGAGGTCCAAGATGAGTTTTGGGAATTTGGTCTCGGGGAAGCTgacgaaggagaagaaggagaagaaggagaagaaggagaggacgagTTTTCTtggtgggttgaggaggaagacgaaggGGTCGAAGACGCCGGCGGcggaacagcagcagcaacagcagcagagtgttcagagggaggaggatgtcgataTGGGGATCAACATTCCGGCGCAGGTCGCGCAGAGTATGGTGCAACCTAGCCGttatgacgatgacgatgatgagatgatgcTTGATGAGCCCTATATCACGCCTCACCCGACTCACTATCACGTTTCGAACCCGCACCCGCACCcgcaccctcaccctcaccatcatgtcTTGCATCAGAGGGGTAACAGCCTGCCGTTGGCGACTCTGACCGAATCTTCCCCTTCGAGAAGAAACATCACCCCGCCTACTTCGGCGTTTTACACCTCGCATGGGCACCAGCCACGGATCaggaggagcttggagatggagttggAGAATGAGGTTGTTATTCCGGATGCGAATAGGGGGATTCCAAAGGTGCCCAAGATTCCGAGGACGTACTACACGGGcaaggcggtggtggtggacattgacgaggagaggagggtgaagagggagagttTGCAGGTTTTGATGGGGAAGCAGAGGAAGCATAGGGATAGCGGGATGAGCGGGTTTTCttgggggagcggggggaggagttttAGCGGTGTCagtggggggagtgggatgagCGGGAGCGGGCAGGAGAATAGGGGGGAGGTGTATGTTCATCCTAGTCAGAGCGGGTGGTGA